The Salvia miltiorrhiza cultivar Shanhuang (shh) chromosome 2, IMPLAD_Smil_shh, whole genome shotgun sequence DNA window AGGATGCgaccagctttagtttttctgGTTTCACGAGCCACTGCAGAAATTGCTGGTTTGAAGTAAGTTGTATAGGCTCTTTATCTTACTTCATTGGAGACTCAAGTTTTCCTACTTAACTCAATGTTGTCATGGTTCAGAGATCTCACCAAAGAACATAGAAGGTTGGCTGAGATCATTGAGATGATCCACACTGCAAGTCTGATTCATGATGATGTAATAGATGAAAGCGACATGCGGAGAGGTTAGCCCTCTTAAATTTCTCATATCATCCAACCTTTTTTGCTCTTTCACTTTTCATTGCATTTTCTCATTAGTCTTCTATATATGAAAGAATCATATATTCCGTTAATCATATTagcaaaaaataaatagatGAAAGAAAGGAGAAATGCAAATTTTTTACCCTTTATCTCCACTTTTTGACTTCTGCCTTTgtacttaaatttttttttatcttttgctCCATCTCCTTCTACTTTTACTACTCTGTAATcttgttctttttttcttcttttttttaacttttcttCCTAACTTGAAGTATATAATACATCATTCATTCATGTTTAGACAAACTATAGCTGGAGAAAATGCACTCAGTTTCAGTATCCTCTTACCATTGGTTCAGTGCTTATATCCTTTAATTGCAGCCTCTTCAATACATTCATTGACAATAAAAGTGTCTAAAACTAATTAATCTGAGTTTGAAATGGAGAGGAAAGGAAGGTCGGGTGGTGGTGGTCGGAAAATGGGCACACGTGAGAATAAAAATGGAAATCTCTTATACTAGATGACTCATAAAATGTCAAATTGTTGGAATCAGAATTTGTAATCATGTGATTTTCTCTTACAAGTAACACAAAAAGAGAGCAGTTGCTGCACTAGCATTTCTTATTTACTAATGCATTGCAGGAAAGGAAACCGTCCACCAATTATACGGCACAAGAGTGGCTGTTCTTGCTGGGGATTTCATGTTTGCTCAATCATCGTGGTACCTGGCAAATCTGGAAAATCTTGAAGTTATCAAGCTTATAAGCCAGGTGCGTGATACCTTCGCTCCTGACCTCTTGCCGATCATAAATAAAGTGGACAGTAAGGAAtataaaccttttttttttgttaagagCAAATTACTGAGTGCATTGGTGTTGCAGGTGATTAAAGATTTTGCTAGCGGTGAAATAAAACAGGCATCAAGTTTGTTCGACTGTGATGTTCACCTTGACGAATATCTAATCAAGAGCTACTACAAAACAGCCTCCTTGATTGCTGCTAGCACCAAGGGATCGGCCATTTTCAGTGGGGTCGACAATGGCATCAGTGAGAAGATGTATCAGTACGGTAAGAATTTGGGCCTCTCATTCCAAGTTGTTGATGACATATTGGATTTCACTCAGTCAGCAGAGCAGCTGGGAAAACCGGCTGGGAGCGACCTAGCAAAGGGAAACCTAACTGCTCCGGTCATATTTGCACTTGAGAAAGAGTCAAAACTGAGGGATATCATTGACACGGAATTCTGTGAGACGGGTTCTCTTGAGGAGGCCATTGAGATTGTCAAGAACAGCGGGGGGATTGATAGGGCTCGAGAGCTGGCAAGAGGAATGGCTGATCTAGCCATTGAGAATCTTCACTGCTTGCCTCCGAGTCCCTTTAGGCTATCGCTGGAACAGTTGGTGAACTATAATTTGGAACGGATAAAATGAAGACGTGTGTGTTCTTCAGGCATGCAGCAGCATGCCGTATACTTGATTCTTGATCGACACAGAATGTGGTTCTGCATGAAAGCAGCCATCAGAAAGCAGGTTTCTGTTGTATATTTATAGGTAATCTTGAACAATATTGGTGTAGCTATTGTTGCAATTATATCATTATTGTGGTCATTTTCGGACAATGGCCGATAGGAGAGTATCAACTTTGATTCTTGATGTATACATTTGTTCTTCATCAAATGGgtaactaataataataatattaagtAGGGCttctgtgtttttttttttgcttcacCAGTGTTGTATATACCCAAGTCTACTATGTTTTCCTCATTAATCTCTTTTAGAACACTTTCTTCTCCCTTTTTATACTTGGTGATCATGTGTTGTAGGAGAagattttttagtttttcttagAATTTACTATTATGGATGAATGATTCCATGTTTTCCTCTTATCCTTTAACACAAATTATTACAAATAAAAACTTTTGATTAAGTAATTATACTATCAGCTATGTGTAGTGCCCTCTATGAGGCTATCAACTATCCCATTTAATATTTACAAGATTTAATAATTAGGAGGTGTTCATTCAGATTGGAATAATATAATCCCTTTCCCCCTAAAAAATTGTAATGTTATTacattgaaattaattagtgtgaCTAACGATGGATTTAACTTTTATTTACATAAGCCCTAATAATTGAGCATTAGATATCGGGCCCAAGCCCAGCACCGAGAGAATTCTGCCTATTAATAAGAAGGTGGGATTAGGGTTTATTCTTCGACATTGCCTTTGAGAGAACAGGGCGCGCCGTTTAACTGTGGCGCTCATGTTCCGTTGACGGCATATACCGATTATCAGAGCCCTTTCCAGATCTCAACTGATGAATTCTCGTTTTCTTCTTTTGCTCTTGGAAAGCTCTCACATTTCtgtatttttcttttcaaattcaTCCTTTTTTTTGCACTTCAAATGAATTTTTGATCGGCCGATCCAATGGGCTCTCTGCGAAATTATAATGTGTGAATGCTCAATTTCACCCGGCCTAGATTGATGCTCAATTGAATTTGGGGGCAGCCTCAAGTATTTCACACGTTTTCTTCTCGTGCTGTAAATTCGTGGAAATGCCCTACAATTTTTGAAGCTCTGAAAATTTCGCCTTTTTTGAAACTTTGAAAGAAGCTTTTTAAGCTCCCATCCTTACTGAAGAATTGAAGAAAATCAATCAATGACGCGTTTGGATGTGCATTTGACAGAAATTAAAGAATATGTTCGAGCAGTTAGAACATCAGAGTAATTCTAAACAATTTGGACTGTCGATAAACCCTTCGGTTAATTCTtgttttcactatatttttgaaacaaagATTTGCTTGAATCTTGTTTTATTAATTGGTTATAACCTGTTTTTGTGATTTCAGTGAATCTGATCTAATTGCCgacaatataacaaaattatgTGAAGAAAATTATATAGATTTGTCCTTCAGAAAAAAGATTATGGTTTCGATTTATgccaaaaatgaaaatgagctGCATCATCAGCATCAAGATTTAAAACGTTACACAATTTAAAGTTAGTAAAACATCAACAAATGCAGAGTTCAACAACAATGGCCTGCTAATAATAGGGGATGAGACCACCAAAATTTTgttgaatttaaaaatgtataGAACGAAAACATTGAATTGAATGGTTACTAATAATAACTTGAAATGTGATTCAATAAAGAAACACAGCCTGCTACTGTTCATCTTCCTTCATCCTTCACTAGTTTCCGTTTACATATGGTGAGTTTCTACGCTTGTTCTAGCGAGAGGGAAACAAGGGGTTCGGGTTGTATCCGTGTTCCTCCCGCCGTCGCCACTTCCTCTTTCCTCAGTGGCAATAGCCATAGATG harbors:
- the LOC131012140 gene encoding solanesyl diphosphate synthase 2, chloroplastic-like isoform X2; translated protein: MMSLTCSNLEFGRTRWDFAACGCSSNASTNRVTARNCGKGVLQNVNRRGGARRLRCCRRDAGRCRVFSTKTPEAFLNGVAAGPPPVLDLAEEEKGLPSMSNMFEVVAEDLLTLNKNLQSIVGSENPVLMSAAEQIFEAGGKRMRPALVFLVSRATAEIAGLKDLTKEHRRLAEIIEMIHTASLIHDDVIDESDMRRGKETVHQLYGTRVAVLAGDFMFAQSSWYLANLENLEVIKLISQVIKDFASGEIKQASSLFDCDVHLDEYLIKSYYKTASLIAASTKGSAIFSGVDNGISEKMYQYGKNLGLSFQVVDDILDFTQSAEQLGKPAGSDLAKGNLTAPVIFALEKESKLRDIIDTEFCETGSLEEAIEIVKNSGGIDRARELARGMADLAIENLHCLPPSPFRLSLEQLVNYNLERIK
- the LOC131012140 gene encoding solanesyl diphosphate synthase 2, chloroplastic-like isoform X1 — encoded protein: MMSLTCSNLEFGRTRWDFAACGCSSNASTNRVTARNCGKGVLQNVNRRGGARRLRCCRRDAGRCRVFSTKTPEAFLNGVAAGPPPVLDLAEEEKGLPSMSNMFEVVAEDLLTLNKNLQSIVGSENPVLMSAAEQIFEAGGKRMRPALVFLVSRATAEIAGLKDLTKEHRRLAEIIEMIHTASLIHDDVIDESDMRRGKETVHQLYGTRVAVLAGDFMFAQSSWYLANLENLEVIKLISQVRDTFAPDLLPIINKVDSKEYKPFFFVKSKLLSALVLQVIKDFASGEIKQASSLFDCDVHLDEYLIKSYYKTASLIAASTKGSAIFSGVDNGISEKMYQYGKNLGLSFQVVDDILDFTQSAEQLGKPAGSDLAKGNLTAPVIFALEKESKLRDIIDTEFCETGSLEEAIEIVKNSGGIDRARELARGMADLAIENLHCLPPSPFRLSLEQLVNYNLERIK